In Thermoplasmata archaeon, the genomic window GGTTAATGTTGGGCCATCTTCGATAGCCAGCACTTTTTTGTCTCTGATTACAGTGGGATCATCGATGAAGAACGGAGAAGCTGCATCTATTACTATCGCTTTAGGATTAAGTAAGTTTATGTTTTTTCTGATAATTTCAATATTGTCTGGATTTGCAGTTTCTTCTTTATTAATAATAATAACATCCGCCATTCTCATGTTTGTTTCACCAGGATGATAAGTCATTTCGTGGCCGGCTCTGTGAGGATCTGCAACAACAATGTGTAAATTGGGCTTGTAAAATGGTATATCGTTATTTCCGCCATCCCATATAATAACATCCGCTTCTTTTTCAGCAGCTCTCAATATTGCTTCATAGTCCACACCCGCATATACTATGGTCCCCATCACAATATGTGGCTCGTACTCTTCTCTTTCTTCTATCGTGCATTCTTGTTTTACAAGATCTTCAATGCTGCTGAATCTCTGCACTTTCTGCTTTACAAGGTTACCGTATGGCATTGGATGCCTGATTACAGCTACCTTCAATCCTTTATCTTTTAAAATCTGGGCAACCTTCCTGGTCGTCTGGCTCTTGCCTGAGCCGGTTCTTACAGCACAGATCGCTACGACCGGTTTAGTGCTCTTAAGCATGGTTTTAGCACTGCCCATCAATCTAAAATCTGCACCGGCAGCATTTACAATTGAGGCTTTATGCATTACATACTCATGA contains:
- a CDS encoding cyclic 2,3-diphosphoglycerate synthase, which translates into the protein MKNVLIMGAAGRDFHNFNVFYRDNVDYKVVAFTATQIPNIENRAYPKELAGKLYPEGIPIYPEAELVDLIKKLKVDEVVFAYSDVSHEYVMHKASIVNAAGADFRLMGSAKTMLKSTKPVVAICAVRTGSGKSQTTRKVAQILKDKGLKVAVIRHPMPYGNLVKQKVQRFSSIEDLVKQECTIEEREEYEPHIVMGTIVYAGVDYEAILRAAEKEADVIIWDGGNNDIPFYKPNLHIVVADPHRAGHEMTYHPGETNMRMADVIIINKEETANPDNIEIIRKNINLLNPKAIVIDAASPFFIDDPTVIRDKKVLAIEDGPTLTHGGMAYGAAVLASIKYGAKELVDAKQYAVGSIKQTYEKYTQIHNYLPAMGYGDQQIKELEQTINNTPVDLVVSGTPIDLTRVIKINKPIVRVRYELQEIGTPTLTQVLDKITKTLS